ACATCTTCATCCGGTGCTGAGCACCTTTTATAAAACCCAGTTTTTCTTCTTTCATCACATGCGAAACCTTTGGCAGTGGTACTGTCAATACTCTTAAGTTAAACTTTTTGGCATACTCAGTTAAAATAATCTCTATTGCATACCCCAAATCTTTTATATCCTCGCGCGACTCTAAAATTTTTTCAAAAACCCATCTTTTTATCCCTCTCTGGCCTGACAAAAAAGGCGAAATCTTCTGGGCAAGGTCGGTGGAAAACCTGCCGTCAGAAAAAATTCCAATTGTCATGTCAGCCTGGTCTTCAAGCAAAGGTCTAATTAAATTTTCAACATCTTCAACCTTGAGATTTACAAGGTCTGCATCAAGCATCAATATTATATCTCCCTCTGTATTCTCCACACCGTAAAAAATAGCATAGCTCTTTCCCCTGTTTTTTTCAAGTCTTAAGACACTCACACCATTTTTTGCTGCTACTTCAGCTGTTTTATCTTCAGAACCATCGTCAATTACAAAAATCTCATCTACAAGTTCACACTTTTTTACAACACTAAGCACAGCACCTATTCTCTTTTCTTCGTTGTAAGCAGGAATAA
The sequence above is drawn from the Caldicellulosiruptor bescii DSM 6725 genome and encodes:
- a CDS encoding glycosyltransferase family 2 protein; this translates as MCKKVVCLIPAYNEEKRIGAVLSVVKKCELVDEIFVIDDGSEDKTAEVAAKNGVSVLRLEKNRGKSYAIFYGVENTEGDIILMLDADLVNLKVEDVENLIRPLLEDQADMTIGIFSDGRFSTDLAQKISPFLSGQRGIKRWVFEKILESREDIKDLGYAIEIILTEYAKKFNLRVLTVPLPKVSHVMKEEKLGFIKGAQHRMKMYSDIIKGYVNLKKSRDGQ